CGCACGCTCCCGGCAGGAGCGCGTAGACGAAGCCCGCCGGGTCCGACGCCACGCGCACGGCATCATCCATCCCCCCCAGCGGGAGGGGCGATCCGGCACCGCGCACGAAAAGGCCCGTATAGGGGTTGAAGATCACCAGCCCCTGCTGCCGCACGGGGACGTACAGGCCGCCACGCGCATCGAAGGCCATGCTCTCGGGCGACTCGCCGAAGCCCACGACGGACGACCTCTCGCGCATCGTCCCGACGTCGACCACCGAGACCGAGCCGTTGCCCTGCGCCGGCTGGCCCGCCAGGAGCACGTACAGGACATCGCCCCGCGCGACGGCCGCGACCGGATTCGTCCCGGAGAGCGGCGCCGAGCCCAGCGGGCGCAGCAGCGTGTCCAGCACGGTGACCATCCCGTTGGTCCGCGCCCCCGCCGCGCCGTTCAGCACGTAGACGCGGGGGCCGAAGCGCAGCAGCTCCGCAGGCGCCTCACCGCCCGCGGTGGTCGACGAGCCCACCCGCCCGGTCAGCGGGTTGACGGGGGTCAGGGTGCCGCGGGAGGGGTTGGTCACCACGACCACGGTGTCGCTGATGAAGGCGGCGCGGCGGGCATCGAAGCCGCGCGCCATCGCCACCATCCGCTCCACCGTGCCGGTGCGGAGGTTGACGATCACCACGCCGCCCGCCTCGCCCATGGGGACCACGGCCAGCTCGCCGCGGACGGCCAGGTCCACGGGAGCCCCCGCGGCGCCCAGCGAGATCGTCCGCGACGCCTCGCGCTCCGCGAAGGGGATGACGGTGAGCGTCCGGTCGCCGCGGTTCACCACCACCGCCACGCGGTCGACGGTGGGGCTCCCCCCGGCGTCGGGTGACGTCAGGTCACCGTCGCACGCGGCGGCGGCGATGGCCGCAAAGAGCACGGCGAGGGTGCGGCGCCTGCTGGATCGAAGGAATTGCATTCCCGGAGAGGTTGGTTCACGTCCACTGCGCGGGGGGATGCAGGAGCGCATCCACCCCGCTGGGCACGATCTATGGTCACGTTCCGACATGTATCCACCCCTCCGGGCCGGCTCCGTCAGAAGCTGCGGACCTCGACGGCGCTGGGGCCGTTCACCGACGAGATGCTGTCGGCGAGGGCGAAGTCGCCGGGGCGGTACACGAAGACCCGCGGGGCAAGATTCTCCGCCGGGCTCCCGAAGAACGCCTGGTAGAGATTTCCTTGCACATCCGTCGTCGCATCGAACGCGCCGCGGCACGCGCCGCTCGCCAGCTTCGCGCACACCGGGTTGTCCAGGCCGCGCACGAACGTACGGGTGCGCGTGCTCCACACCACCGTCCCGAAGCCGTAGCCGGAGACGTACGCCAGCCCCGCCGGGTCCACGTGGATGCTCTGCGCCCCGGCGCCGAAGCCGCCCACCGTGGACTCCGCCCGCATCGACTGCGGGTTGACGATGGTGACGCTGGCGTCGGAGACGTAGTTGCCCGTGTTCAGCACGTAGAGGAGCCCGTCCGGACCCATCGCGGCGTCGGTGGAGTTGATCCCGCCCGTCTGCACCACGCCCTGCACCTGGAGGGTGCGCGGATCGAGGAAGGTGACCACGCCGTTGCCGGCCGGGGCGTAGTTCGCGTCCAGGTTGCTGGAAATGACCGCCGCCCGTCCCGCGGCGATCACGATGGCGGTGGGCGCGGGCGCCACGCTCACCGTCTGCCGGATGCTGTCGCTCGCCTGCCCCAGCGTGGCGCGGCCCACGTAGTCGTCGATGAAGTTGGCGGCCAGCAGGGTGGTGTCGTCCGCGAAGGCGGAGCCGGTGGCGTTGCCCTTGGGGAAGAGGAAGAAGCGCGTGACGCGCAGCGCCTCCAGGTCCACCACCGCCACGCTGGCCGCGTTCCCCAGCGGCACGGCGGCGCGGCGCCCCTGCACCGAGAGCCCCGTTGGCGTCACCGCCGCCGATGCGCCGAACGGGATCTGGCGCACCTGGGCCGTGTCGCCGCGGCGGGCCAGGGTCAGCGAGCTGCCGAGCGAGTTGACCACGATGGCCACCGGCTCGTCGCCGTCCAGGATGAAGGGCTGCTCGTTCCCCGTGGAGTCGCCATCGCACGCGGCGATCAGGGCGGCGGCGGCGACGACGCTGAAGCGGCGCAGGATGATGCTGTGGTTCATCGGTCTGTCGATCCTGAGGATGATGTTGTGTGAGGCGCGCCCCTGCGCAGGCGCACGCCCAGCGTCCAGGCACGGCCCGGATACGGATAGTCCACGAGCATGGCCGCGTGGACGTCGGCCAGGTTCTCGATGGCGAAGGTGCCCTCGCCCGCCCACGCGCCCAGCGCGAAGGGGCGGGCGAGGCGCAGGTCGGCCATCGCGTAGGGCTCCAGCAGGTTGAGCGTGTCGCCCGCCACGGAGCGGCGCTCGCCCACCCACCTCCCCTGCAGCTCGGCCCTGAGGCGGCCGGGGAGGCGCGCCGCCACCGCCGCGCTCGCCGTGTGGCGCGGGCGGAAGGCCACCTGCCCGCGCAGCACCGCGCCCGTGTACTCCACCGCCGCGCGCGACGCGGTGCCGCGCAGCTCCGCCTCTGCCCACGGGAAGCGCACGCGGGCCTGGAGGTCGGCGCCGGCGCGGCGCACGTCGAAGTTGCGCGGGCTCCACTGGAAGCGGTGGTCCGGGAACCAGAGCACCATTCCGTCCACGTCCGCGCGGTAGGCGGCGAGCTCGGCATCCGCGCGGAGGGCGCCGATGGCGGCATCGCGCAGCTCCAGCGCACCCTCCACCTCACCGCGCACGCGCTCGGGGCGGAGGTCGGGGTTCGGCTTCACCAGCACCCCCTCGTGGAAGAACTGGTCGGCGAGGGTGGGCGGCGAAAAGGCGTTCCCGATCGAGACGCGCGCCGCCAGAGGTCCCCGTGTCGCCGATGCGCCCATGCGCGGCGAGAGGGTGGCGCCGCGCACCCGCGTTCTCCAGTCCGCGCGCGCGGCGGGGAGGAGGTCGAGCGTCCACCCCGCGCCCACCGCGCGTCCCCAGCGCCCCTGCAGCCACACGGCGCCGAGCGTCTGGTCGTCGGGGGCGTCCTCCGCGAGCAGGGAGGTGGTGATCCCCGGCCTGCGCGCCTCCGCCCCGCCGACCACGTCCAGCGATCCCCGCCCGGCGCGCGCGGAGATGGCGGCGCCGGCCGCCCGGGCGCGAACCTCGTCGTCGTACGCGCCGCCGACGTTGGGCTCGGGATCGCGGAAGCGGGCGTGCTGAAGCTGCGCGTCGACCTCCATCCGCCACTCCACGCCCGCGGCCGGGAGGCGGGCGGAGAGCGCGGCGCCCGCGCGGTCCTGCTCCTGCCGCGCGCCGAGCTCCGGCTGCGCGATCCCGCCCGGCATCCCCCGCCGCGTGGTGAAGCCGTCCACCCGCACCCCCACCTCGCCGCCCGCCCGCTCCGCACGCCCGCTGGCGAGCATCGACAGCGATCCGGCGTCCGCGTTGCGCCGCACCGCCGTCCCGCCGCCGCGGAAGTCGGGAACGAGGTAGCGGAAGTCGCCCTCCGAGCGCTGCCCCTCCACCGACGCGAAGCCGGAGAGCGCCGTCGCCCCCGCGCCGCGCCGCCCGCCGGCCGACAGGGCGCCGCGCCGCTCGCCCCAGCTCCCCGCCGCCGCGCGCGCGGAAAGCTCGGTGCCGCGCGGGCGCCTCGTCTCCACCGCCACCACGCCTGCCAGCGCCCGCGCCCCGTAGCGCGCCGATTGCGCCCCGCGCAGCACCGTCACGCGCTCCACCGCCTCCAGCGGGACGGTGGAAAGATCCGCATCGCCGGTGAGGGGGGAGTTGAGCGGCACGCCATCGACGAGCACGAGCACCGCGTTCGCGCTGCTCCCGCGGATGGAGACGCGCGTGGGCGACCCCGGCCCGCCCTGCCCCGTGACGACCACCCCCGCCTGGTCGCGGAGCACCTCCCCCAGCTCGTGCGCGCCGGACGCCTCGATGGCCGCGCGGTCCAGCACCGTTGCCCCCGCCGGGTCACGCGCCGCCCGCACCCGGATCGCCTCCAGCGCGATGGCGGATGCATCGAGAACCACGAGGAGCGTGACGGTGCGCCCGTTGGCCGCTTCCACGCTGAACCGCCCCTCCCTGTGCCCGAGCGCCGTCACCCTCACCTCCCGCGTCCCCGGCGAAACGCCGCGCAGCAGGAACGCCCCGTCCGGCCCGGCGACGGCGGCGGCGCCCTCGGCCTCCACGCGTGCGCCAGGGACCGCGGCGCCGGTCCCGCGCTCCGTCACGCGCCCGCGCACCTCCGCCGGATACTGCGCGGCGGCGGGGGAGGAGAGGAGGAGCAGGAGGAGGGCGAGGAGCGCGGCGATTGGGCGGCCGGCGGTTGAAACCGCTGCAACAACCGCGGGAAACCTGCCTTCGCAGGTTGCGGGGGCGGGGTTGGTGCTGGAGGCGGGCGCGGGCTCTAAATCACATACCGATACATCCATCCGCGATGCATCGGTCGACGATGCATCGCCAGCCGATCCTTCCCGCCGCGAAGTACCATTCGGCGATCCACCATTCGGCGACGCACCCCCCCGCGACGCATCATCCGGCGATGTATCCCACGGGGCCACGAGGTCCGGCGCCGGGTCACCGGGGGATGAATCCCCCGGCTGGAACCACGGGAAGACGGCTGAAGCCGTCTCGCGCGCCGCAGCCAGTCCGCGAAGGCGGACTTCGCGTGGTTCCAGCGGCGAATCTATTCGCTCGTGGAGCGGGCTCCTGTCCGCGCCGGCATCCCGCCACACGCGCGAATCCCGCCCCCGAGTCCGCGAAGGCGGACTTTGTGCCGTTGTTGCCGCGACTTCAGTCGCCAGGGCACTGGCACCAACCCATATCCTACGCCGCATGTCCATCCTCCGCGCGCACCTGCATGGTGGCGCACGTCTCGCCGGCGAGGGGGACGATCTGGGGGGCGCCCGCGTCCGGGCCGGGGCCGGGATGCGCAACGACGCGCACGGGCCAGCCGTACACGCGCTCGACGGTGTCGCGCGTCAGCACCTGCGCCGGGGTGCCCGCGGCGGCCACGCGTCCGCGGTGCAGCAGGACGAGGCGGTCGGCGTAGCGCGCGGCGAGGTTCAGGTTGTGGGTCACGACCAGCACCGTCGTCCCCGCGCGCGCCAGCTCGCGGAGAAGCTCCCAGATCGCCATCTCGTGGCTGACGTCGAGCGCGGCGGTGGGCTCGTCCAGGGCGAGTGCGCGCGGCTCCTGCGCCAGCGCCCGCGCCACCCGCGTCCGCTGCCGCTCGCCGCCGGAAAGGTTCGCGACCGGGCGCGCGCCGAGGTCGGCCACGTCGCAGCGGCGCATCGCCTCCTCCACGGTGCGGCGGTCCGCGGCGCCCTCGCGGCGCCAGGGGCCCAGGTGCGGATAGCGGCCCATCGCCACCAGCTCGCGCACGGAGATGGGGAAGGCGGCCTCCTCGCCCTGCGGCACCACGCCCACGGCGCGCGCCAGCTCGGGACGGCTCCACGCGGCCAGCGGACGGTCGTCGAACTCCGCCGTGCCCGCGCTGGGCGCGAGGGTGCCGAGCAGGACGCGCAGGAGAGTGCTCTTCCCCGATCCGTTGGGGCCGAGCACGGCGGTGCATCCGCCGGCGGGTGCCTCCATCGACACGCCTTCCAGCGCATTCACATCCGCCTCGGGGTAGCGGAAGGTGACGCCATCGCAGCGCCACCCGCTCACGCCATCCTCCGCCGCAGCAGGTACACGAAGAAGGGGACGCCCACGAACGCCGTCACCACGCCGATGGGGAGCTCGGTGGGCGCGGCGGCGGTGCGGGCCAGCGTGTCCGCGAGGATCGCGAAGGTGGCGCCGAGCAGCACGGACGCGGGGAGGAGGAAGCGGTGGTCGCCACCCCAGAGCATGCGCACCACGTGCGGGACCACGAGGCCCACGAAGCCGATCACCCCGCTGACCGCCACCGCCGCCGCCGTCAGCAGCGATGCCGTGCCGTACGCCAGCAGCTTGGTGCGCTCCGTACGCACGCCCAGGAACGCCGCCGTCTCCTCCCCGACCGCGAACAGGTTCAGCGGGCGCGCCAGGGCAAAGAGGAGCAGAAGGGCCGGCACCATCGCGCCAGCCATCGTCCCGATGCCGCGCCAGGTGGCTCCGCTGAAGCTCCCCATCATCCAGAACATGGCGGAGCGGAAGCTCTCCGTGTCCGCGAAGGTGAGCGCCAGGAGGATGCAGGCGTTGAAGAAGGCGCCCACCACCACGCCCGCCAGGAGGAGTACTCGGGTGTCGAGCGCTTTCCCCACCGACGCGGCCACGCGGAAGACGAGGAGGATCGCCAGGATCGCCCCCGCGAACGCGGAGAGCGCCACCATCGCGCCGGACGCCGGGGCGCCGGTGAGAACGATGGCCCCAACCGCGCCCACCGCGGCCCCGCCGGAGACGCCCAGGATGTACGGCTCCGCCAGCGGATTGCGCAGGAGCGCCTGGAAGGTGGCGCCGCTCGCCGCCAGCGATCCGCCCACCAACGCGGCCAGCAGCGCGCGCGGCAGCCGCAGCCGCCGCACGATGGCGATCGTCGTGGGATCGCCATCCCCTCGTATCCCGGCGACGACTTCGCGCACGCTCAGCGGCACGGCGCCCATGCGCACCCCCAGCAGGAGCGCGCCGGCGACGGCCGCGGCCAGCAGCGCGAGGCGGAGCACGGGCTTCACCGGCCGGCCCGCCCGGGGTGGAGCGCGTCGCGAAGCCGCCGCGCCGTCTCGCCGACGCCGGGCCCCGGGAGGTTCACCAGCTCCGCGGGGACCAGGACGGGGCCGCGCCCCCGCATCGCCTTCAGCTCGCGCCAGCCGGGCGAGCGCGCGTCGAAGCGCGGCGTCCCGCTCTCGCCCACGGGGACGACGACCACCTCGGGCTGGCGGCGTACGATCTCCTCCATCGACACGGTGGGCCACAGCTCCGTGACCTCGGGGAAGACGGGCTTCCCCCCGGCCACGCCGATCAGCTGCATGACGAACGTGCCGGGGCCCGCCGTCATGGGCGGATCGTTCCACACCACGAAGAGGACGGACGGGCGCGGCAGCCCCTGGACCGAGGCCCGCACCGCCTCGATCTCGCCGCGCAGGCGGGTGGCCAGCGAGTCGGCGGTGGGGGCGCGGCCGGTGAGCCGCCCCAGGTTGCGGATGATGCGGAAGACGTCGGTGGTGTCCTCCGTCTTCACGGCGAAGACGGGGATCCCCAGCTCGGCGAGCCGCTCCCGCAGCTGCGGCTTGTGCGTCTCCCAGCCGATCACGAGGTCGGGGCGGAGGGAGGCGAGCTTCTCCAGGTTCGGGTCCAGCCCGCCACCCACGGAGGGGAGCGAGTCCAGCGCCGGGCCCCGGTCGAAGTCGGTGCGCCCCACGAGCTGGCCGGCCGCGCCGAGCCCCACCAGCGTCTGGTTCGCGCTGGGGACGAGCGACACCACGCGCCGGGCGGGGCGCGGGAGCGTGACCGTGCGCCCCGCGTCGTCCGTCAGGGTGATGGCGCCCTCGGCCGCGGCGTCCGCGCGCACGTCGGCCCGCCCGCACCCGCCGGCGAGGGCGAGCACGGCCGCGAGGGCGGCGCGGCGGAGGCGTGGCGCGATGGACAACAAAAAGCCCGTCCTTTCCTCGGGCGGAAAGAGACGGGGTTGCGAAGGGCTTCCTGCATCGCGCGCTCCGGGGGGAGCGCACCGGCCCGGTGCGAACCCCGCTCCCCTCCCGCGAGGGGGTGTGCGTGCGGGCGCGAAGGGGCCGGTCTCCTGGCTTCGAGGCAGCCGCGCTCGCCTTCCCGGGAATCCTCCCCCAGTGGCTGTTGAGCGGGCCGGACCGGCGAACCTCCGCCGGGCCTCTCACAGTGGCGGGGCCGCGCCGGATTCACACCGGCTTCCGAAAGGCCCCCTCGCGATATATGTGGGCGCAAAGGTAGCCGCGCCCCCCGCGTGTGACAAGGCCAGAGGCGCAGCCGCGAGGCGCGGAGGTACGCCCCCACCCTTTGTCATCCTGAGGGAGCCCGCCCAATCGAGGTCTGCGTTACACGCCGTACTCCTGCGGCGACCGAAGGTCTAGCCGGCCAGGGAAGAGGACCGCAGATAACGGCGAACCCCTCGTCACGCGCAGTAGATCCTTCGCTCCGCGCCGGAGATTGGAGACGAGGCGGGGACGGAGAAGCACATGACAGGATGCTCAACGTGCAAGTCGTTGTGTTACCTACGCTTGCGGGCAAAAAAGCTTTGGCCGCCCTACAGATCCACCACTTCCTAGCCTACAGATTAACCACTTTCCAGCAGTCATCTGAACCACAGGTGGGTACCATCGGCGCAGGAACGCGAGAAGCGCCCCACGGACCAACAATGCGCCGCCCGTGTACCCTCTGACGCCAGCCCGGCTGTCATAAACCAGGACATCGCGCATTGACGGGGTGCAGCAACGGCGCCGGGGCGGGCTCACCTCCGTCCCGCGCTCCTTTTTGGCGATTTCAACCGGAATGTTGAAGTGATACTCGCAGCCATCATCGCCGCGCTCCTCCCCACGGCCACCGTGCGCGGCACCGTGCACGCCGAAGGATCGCGCGAGCCCGTCGCCTACGCGACCGTGCGGCTGGTGGAGCCGCGCCGCTCCGCGCGCACCGACGAGCGCGGCCTCTTCGTGGTACCCGACGTTCCGCAGGGAAGCTGGCGGGTGACGATCACCGCCGCCGGCTACCAGCCCAAGGACACGACGCTCGTCGTCCCCGCCACCGGCACGCTGGAAGTGTCGATCGGGCTGCGCGCGGCGGCCATCGCGCTGCCGGGGATCGAGGCGCGCGGCCGGCAGGAGAGCCGCGCCGCGTCGACCGCCGGTCCCGGCGCCACCCGCATCGAGGCGCGCGAGATCGACGCCGCGCCGGCGCTGGCGGAGGCGGACGTCCTGCGCACCGTGCAGCTCCTGCCGTCCGTGGCGGCGGCGAGCGACTTCAGCAGCGCGCTGTACGTGCGCGGCGGCTCGCCAGACCAGACGCTGGTGATGCTGGACGGCACGCCGCTCTTCAACCCGTACCACCTGGGCGGGCTCTTCGGCGCCATCGACCCGGACGCGGTGGCGGCGGTGGACGTGCTCCCCGGCGCCTT
The window above is part of the Longimicrobium sp. genome. Proteins encoded here:
- a CDS encoding ABC transporter ATP-binding protein encodes the protein MSGWRCDGVTFRYPEADVNALEGVSMEAPAGGCTAVLGPNGSGKSTLLRVLLGTLAPSAGTAEFDDRPLAAWSRPELARAVGVVPQGEEAAFPISVRELVAMGRYPHLGPWRREGAADRRTVEEAMRRCDVADLGARPVANLSGGERQRTRVARALAQEPRALALDEPTAALDVSHEMAIWELLRELARAGTTVLVVTHNLNLAARYADRLVLLHRGRVAAAGTPAQVLTRDTVERVYGWPVRVVAHPGPGPDAGAPQIVPLAGETCATMQVRAEDGHAA
- a CDS encoding TonB-dependent receptor, with the protein product MDVSVCDLEPAPASSTNPAPATCEGRFPAVVAAVSTAGRPIAALLALLLLLLSSPAAAQYPAEVRGRVTERGTGAAVPGARVEAEGAAAVAGPDGAFLLRGVSPGTREVRVTALGHREGRFSVEAANGRTVTLLVVLDASAIALEAIRVRAARDPAGATVLDRAAIEASGAHELGEVLRDQAGVVVTGQGGPGSPTRVSIRGSSANAVLVLVDGVPLNSPLTGDADLSTVPLEAVERVTVLRGAQSARYGARALAGVVAVETRRPRGTELSARAAAGSWGERRGALSAGGRRGAGATALSGFASVEGQRSEGDFRYLVPDFRGGGTAVRRNADAGSLSMLASGRAERAGGEVGVRVDGFTTRRGMPGGIAQPELGARQEQDRAGAALSARLPAAGVEWRMEVDAQLQHARFRDPEPNVGGAYDDEVRARAAGAAISARAGRGSLDVVGGAEARRPGITTSLLAEDAPDDQTLGAVWLQGRWGRAVGAGWTLDLLPAARADWRTRVRGATLSPRMGASATRGPLAARVSIGNAFSPPTLADQFFHEGVLVKPNPDLRPERVRGEVEGALELRDAAIGALRADAELAAYRADVDGMVLWFPDHRFQWSPRNFDVRRAGADLQARVRFPWAEAELRGTASRAAVEYTGAVLRGQVAFRPRHTASAAVAARLPGRLRAELQGRWVGERRSVAGDTLNLLEPYAMADLRLARPFALGAWAGEGTFAIENLADVHAAMLVDYPYPGRAWTLGVRLRRGAPHTTSSSGSTDR
- a CDS encoding helical backbone metal receptor, encoding MSIAPRLRRAALAAVLALAGGCGRADVRADAAAEGAITLTDDAGRTVTLPRPARRVVSLVPSANQTLVGLGAAGQLVGRTDFDRGPALDSLPSVGGGLDPNLEKLASLRPDLVIGWETHKPQLRERLAELGIPVFAVKTEDTTDVFRIIRNLGRLTGRAPTADSLATRLRGEIEAVRASVQGLPRPSVLFVVWNDPPMTAGPGTFVMQLIGVAGGKPVFPEVTELWPTVSMEEIVRRQPEVVVVPVGESGTPRFDARSPGWRELKAMRGRGPVLVPAELVNLPGPGVGETARRLRDALHPGRAGR
- a CDS encoding iron ABC transporter permease → MKPVLRLALLAAAVAGALLLGVRMGAVPLSVREVVAGIRGDGDPTTIAIVRRLRLPRALLAALVGGSLAASGATFQALLRNPLAEPYILGVSGGAAVGAVGAIVLTGAPASGAMVALSAFAGAILAILLVFRVAASVGKALDTRVLLLAGVVVGAFFNACILLALTFADTESFRSAMFWMMGSFSGATWRGIGTMAGAMVPALLLLFALARPLNLFAVGEETAAFLGVRTERTKLLAYGTASLLTAAAVAVSGVIGFVGLVVPHVVRMLWGGDHRFLLPASVLLGATFAILADTLARTAAAPTELPIGVVTAFVGVPFFVYLLRRRMA